A single genomic interval of Gossypium raimondii isolate GPD5lz chromosome 11, ASM2569854v1, whole genome shotgun sequence harbors:
- the LOC105804713 gene encoding DNA damage-repair/toleration protein DRT102, translating to MADSATASSPLKVIAGADSFGAELKDAMVSHLRSLNIEVEDLGITSYYNIGAEVGRRVSSATTSPSVETRGLLACGTGVGVGIFANKFPGVFASTCLTPDEARNNRSINNCNVLALSGMSTSADTAKEIVDTWLNTPFKAPCPASKSQPWPEEISNFFDESMNEMPKIGASENTQAETCAVCCLVKNRELNPIDIIPGGSMKILRESPTSAIIKFKAGSVEPAHHHTFGHCLLVMKGKKSVWNLSKKERYDLGDGDYLFTPAGDVHRVKYYEDTEFFLKWDGKWDIFFDEDLETAKIAIEKELANGSA from the coding sequence ATGGCCGATTCAGCCACCGCGTCTTCCCCCCTCAAAGTCATCGCCGGAGCTGATTCTTTCGGCGCCGAGCTAAAAGACGCCATGGTATCCCACCTCCGCTCCCTCAACATAGAAGTCGAAGATCTCGGAATCACCTCCTACTACAACATCGGTGCTGAAGTCGGCCGTCGAGTCTCTTCCGCCACCACCTCCCCCTCCGTGGAGACCCGTGGCCTCCTTGCTTGCGGAACGGGCGTCGGAGTCGGGATCTTCGCCAACAAATTCCCCGGCGTATTCGCCAGCACATGTCTCACTCCAGACGAAGCTCGCAACAATCGCTCCATCAATAACTGCAACGTCCTGGCACTCTCCGGCATGTCAACGTCCGCCGATACCGCTAAGGAAATCGTCGACACTTGGCTCAACACTCCTTTTAAAGCGCCGTGTCCGGCCTCTAAGTCCCAGCCTTGGCCCGAGGAAATCTCAAATTTTTTCGATGAATCGATGAATGAAATGCCTAAAATCGGTGCTTCTGAGAACACCCAAGCTGAAACTTGTGCTGTTTGTTGCTTGGTTAAGAACAGAGAACTGAATCCAATCGATATAATCCCTGGTGGGTCAATGAAGATATTGAGAGAAAGTCCCACATCGgctattattaaatttaaggcTGGGAGTGTAGAACCAGCCCATCACCATACTTTCGGGCATTGCTTGCTGGtgatgaaagggaaaaaaagtgTTTGGAATTTGAGTAAAAAGGAAAGATATGATTTGGGTGATGGGGACTACTTGTTTACTCCAGCTGGGGATGTTCATAGGGTGAAATACTACGAAGATACTGAGTTTTTCCTCAAATGGGATGGGAAGTGGGATATCTTCTTTGATGAAGATCTTGAAACTGCTAAAATTGCCATTGAGAAGGAATTGGCTAATGGCTCTGCTTGA
- the LOC105804714 gene encoding uncharacterized protein LOC105804714 produces the protein MIPACFSQPSNLSSTSQVPQNLITCIYHTQLWDSPTYLTLTWSKTHFSHSLTVYSADSFSITISLYPSTFSFFRNRPGSKSVYLTHHHRQRIKLYWDFTRADFAENSAEPESSFYIGISCNGKLEFILGDLMDELAKRCSGLSMARQVLLEPKLLSRREHVFGHKSYVSRANFLGSKHEIGIDCNGGVLKVKVDGQTSLVIKRLAWKFRGNERIYVNGIEVEFFWDVFNWVNGENNNNNNTNGHGVFIFQVGDGGVWPEMVGPEKRLMRKSLSSLAAGGSSSAPMASASLPPSPSCSSVLQWAEESNDGGRSSCSSSTRSCGSNGGFSLLLYAWKKD, from the coding sequence ATGATCCCAGCATGTTTTAGCCAACCTAGCAACTTGTCCAGTACCTCTCAAGTGCCTCAAAATCTCATCACCTGCATTTACCATACTCAGCTATGGGACTCACCTACGTATCTCACACTTACATGGTCCAAAACCCATTTCTCCCATTCTTTAACAGTCTATTCTGCTGATTCCTTTTCTATTACCATTTCCCTTTATCCTTCCACCTTCTCCTTCTTCAGAAACCGACCAGGCTCCAAATCTGTCTACTTGACTCATCACCATCGTCAAAGAATCAAGCTGTATTGGGATTTCACCAGGGCTGACTTTGCTGAAAACTCAGCTGAGCCTGAGTCTTCCTTCTACATTGGCATTTCATGCAATGGGAAGCTAGAATTCATCCTTGGTGATCTCATGGATGAACTCGCCAAGAGGTGTTCTGGGTTATCTATGGCTCGACAGGTACTCCTTGAACCAAAGCTCTTGTCTAGGAGAGAACATGTTTTTGGGCATAAGAGCTATGTTTCGAGGGCTAACTTCTTGGGGTCTAAACATGAGATAGGGATAGATTGTAATGGAGGGGTTCTGAAGGTGAAAGTTGATGGCCAAACAAGCCTTGTCATAAAGCGATTGGCTTGGAAATTTAGAGGGAATGAAAGGATTTATGTTAATGGAATCGAGGTGGAATTTTTTTGGGATGTTTTCAATTGGGTTAATGGTGagaataataacaataataataccaATGGCCATGGtgtgtttatttttcaagttgGTGATGGTGGTGTGTGGCCTGAAATGGTTGGACCGGAGAAAAGGTTGATGAGGAAGAGTTTGTCATCGTTGGCCGCCGGGGGGTCGTCTTCGGCGCCGATGGCATCTGCAAGTCTGCCGCCGTCTCCGTCGTGCTCGAGTGTGCTGCAATGGGCGGAGGAGAGCAATGATGGTGGAAGAAGCTCATGTTCTTCTTCTACTAGGTCATGTGGGAGCAATGGAGGATTCTCTTTGTTGTTGTATGCTTGGAAGAAGGATTGA